A single region of the Prevotella sp. HUN102 genome encodes:
- a CDS encoding C10 family peptidase, producing the protein MKYGKKILIPILLLACNFSVQAKPRSEAQIQAAISQIFQNKSSYLKAPRKGNLKMLKKNESLRIYGYNQGGFVVVSTDDVMPVVLGYSDSQYNVSNDNPGFNWWLNTVEEVTKARIKANEPAKVTRPKSPYPANVPELMTCEWGQQEPFYNLCPLGTSSGIGGWQGYTESERTLTGCVATAMAQIMYHHKYPLTGDGTSGVDVKQPDKLNTFFKYDFDNAIFDYENMLDTYNPGQYTEAQAYAVANLMVACGVACAMEYATDGSGSWTEKDVSGLIRNMGFSADKVKMKTRDEIDEPTWMNLIYEELSNNRPILYAAADMNQNFGHAFVLDGYNAEGQVHVNWGWNGMEDGYYDIATLAVRSFAFGRQQDMCIGMSGEKVDLTDKTINLSAPGTLATKLPEAERLNVKALKLSGKINSSDFKVLCEMAGRTVAGSHTKGHLASLDLTDAEIVMGGETYLSKDGKDYTITADNAFPELAFHKCTTLRKIKMPKTLKAVGDGAFSQCRMSEITFVGNKTENYCIEDHLLYNADKSEIIFALPGVAKELHVAKTVKALRPYSFAGNSEVRKIFLPSTVVSLGDEAFSHTMGLAEIKTFAKEVPAAGKECFSFIPSTLLKLYVLRGMYDKFGQANEWKELLDYDQKGIIEFGTTIKARNLTRSYGDENPSFIWDIEGNNVEGTPVITCEADKKSPAGNYTIKIDYGTIDPDGVELKNGILIVNKAKLKVSVEDCERFEDEENPEFKISYEGFKNDDDENSLNKKPVVTTDAQKGSPAGEYVLKVSGAASKNYSFNYRKGKMTIKVGTGFEKLLEEGKQFDIYSIQGVKVKSNATDFNGLGRDIYIVNGKKVIIE; encoded by the coding sequence ATGAAATACGGAAAAAAAATACTCATCCCGATTCTGTTGCTTGCCTGCAACTTTTCCGTGCAAGCAAAGCCGAGGAGTGAAGCGCAGATTCAAGCTGCAATCTCACAAATATTTCAGAATAAATCATCTTATCTGAAAGCTCCTCGCAAGGGAAATCTTAAAATGCTGAAGAAAAATGAGTCTCTTCGCATCTATGGATATAATCAAGGTGGGTTCGTAGTGGTTTCAACAGACGATGTAATGCCGGTTGTGCTGGGTTACAGCGACTCTCAATATAATGTTTCGAACGATAATCCGGGCTTCAATTGGTGGCTCAACACCGTGGAAGAGGTTACGAAAGCCAGAATCAAAGCCAATGAACCGGCAAAGGTTACACGTCCTAAATCGCCTTATCCTGCCAATGTTCCTGAGCTGATGACTTGTGAATGGGGACAGCAAGAGCCTTTCTATAATCTTTGCCCATTGGGTACCAGCAGCGGAATTGGCGGTTGGCAAGGCTATACCGAATCAGAACGCACGCTGACCGGTTGTGTTGCTACTGCTATGGCACAGATTATGTATCATCATAAATACCCTTTGACAGGTGATGGAACTTCAGGTGTAGACGTAAAACAGCCGGATAAACTCAATACTTTCTTCAAATATGACTTTGACAATGCCATTTTTGATTATGAAAATATGCTCGACACCTATAATCCGGGGCAATATACGGAGGCTCAAGCCTATGCGGTAGCAAATCTTATGGTGGCGTGTGGTGTAGCCTGTGCTATGGAATATGCCACAGATGGTTCCGGTTCTTGGACAGAAAAGGATGTTTCTGGTTTGATTCGCAATATGGGTTTCTCAGCCGACAAGGTGAAAATGAAGACCCGTGACGAAATTGACGAGCCTACTTGGATGAACCTTATTTATGAGGAATTGAGCAATAACCGTCCTATTCTGTATGCTGCTGCCGATATGAATCAAAATTTCGGGCACGCCTTTGTCTTAGATGGCTACAATGCCGAAGGACAAGTCCACGTGAATTGGGGATGGAACGGTATGGAAGATGGTTACTACGATATCGCAACTTTGGCAGTTAGATCTTTTGCATTTGGTCGTCAGCAAGATATGTGTATCGGTATGTCGGGCGAAAAAGTTGATTTGACCGATAAAACTATCAATTTGTCTGCTCCGGGCACATTGGCAACAAAACTTCCTGAAGCAGAACGCCTCAACGTTAAGGCTTTGAAACTATCAGGAAAGATAAATTCTTCTGACTTCAAAGTGTTGTGCGAAATGGCAGGACGCACTGTTGCAGGCTCACATACCAAAGGACATTTGGCTTCACTCGACCTTACCGATGCCGAGATTGTTATGGGTGGAGAAACCTATCTAAGCAAAGACGGAAAAGATTATACCATTACAGCGGACAACGCCTTCCCTGAACTGGCTTTCCATAAGTGTACTACTCTTCGGAAAATCAAGATGCCTAAGACTTTGAAAGCCGTGGGCGACGGAGCTTTCTCACAATGCCGTATGAGTGAAATTACATTTGTCGGTAACAAGACGGAGAATTATTGCATCGAAGACCACTTACTCTATAATGCCGACAAGAGCGAAATCATATTTGCGTTGCCCGGTGTTGCTAAGGAGTTGCACGTTGCCAAGACCGTAAAAGCTCTGCGTCCTTACAGTTTCGCCGGCAACAGCGAAGTGAGAAAGATATTCCTTCCTTCTACTGTTGTATCGCTCGGCGATGAGGCTTTCTCTCATACTATGGGGCTTGCAGAAATCAAAACGTTCGCTAAAGAAGTTCCGGCAGCAGGTAAGGAATGCTTCTCGTTCATTCCTTCCACCTTGCTCAAACTTTATGTTCTCAGAGGAATGTATGACAAGTTTGGTCAGGCAAATGAGTGGAAAGAACTTCTTGACTACGATCAAAAGGGAATCATAGAATTTGGTACAACTATCAAGGCCCGCAACCTTACTCGCTCTTATGGCGACGAAAATCCATCTTTCATTTGGGATATCGAAGGAAACAACGTTGAAGGTACGCCGGTAATTACCTGTGAAGCTGATAAAAAATCGCCAGCCGGCAATTATACCATCAAGATTGATTATGGAACTATTGACCCGGACGGAGTGGAATTGAAAAATGGTATCCTCATCGTGAACAAGGCAAAACTCAAAGTTAGTGTTGAGGATTGCGAACGCTTTGAAGATGAAGAAAACCCAGAGTTCAAGATATCTTATGAAGGTTTCAAGAACGATGATGATGAAAACTCTCTGAACAAGAAACCAGTCGTAACGACAGACGCTCAAAAGGGCTCCCCTGCCGGCGAATACGTACTCAAGGTTTCGGGTGCTGCTTCCAAGAACTATTCTTTCAATTACCGTAAGGGAAAGATGACGATTAAGGTTGGAACAGGCTTTGAAAAACTGCTGGAAGAAGGCAAGCAGTTTGATATCTACTCTATACAGGGTGTTAAGGTAAAGAGCAATGCAACCGACTTCAACGGATTGGGCAGAGACATTTACATAGTCAATGGAAAGAAGGTTATTATTGAGTAA
- a CDS encoding NigD-like C-terminal domain-containing protein yields MKTSRILLGVISAFAVCSFFASCETDESKNETIYPNAIVTIKPINDGAGFNVWVDDKVQGPASNITKSPYGKKEVRAIANIRQEKDEKGMNKIYINWMDSIRTKNAIMPELKAMDWKKYGEDRLEIINGFGTVVEDGYLTLRYSTAITNPKAKRDMNLIVQHSEKEPYKLVLAYNAHGDNKGRFASGLIAFRLSEIDKIARKNGKKDVTLQLHWKSYQGDKQASFKYHVRSDTE; encoded by the coding sequence ATGAAAACAAGTAGAATTTTATTGGGAGTTATTTCAGCATTTGCTGTTTGCAGCTTTTTTGCTTCGTGCGAGACCGATGAAAGCAAGAACGAAACAATATATCCGAATGCCATTGTAACGATAAAGCCCATCAACGATGGTGCCGGTTTCAACGTATGGGTGGACGATAAAGTGCAGGGACCGGCGAGCAACATTACCAAATCGCCATACGGCAAGAAGGAAGTAAGGGCGATTGCCAATATCAGACAGGAGAAAGATGAAAAGGGAATGAACAAAATATACATCAACTGGATGGACAGTATCCGCACCAAGAACGCCATTATGCCCGAGCTCAAAGCGATGGATTGGAAGAAATACGGCGAAGACAGATTGGAAATCATCAATGGTTTCGGCACCGTGGTCGAGGACGGCTACCTCACTTTGAGGTATAGCACCGCAATAACCAACCCGAAGGCGAAGCGGGATATGAACCTCATTGTGCAGCATTCGGAGAAAGAACCCTATAAACTGGTGCTTGCATACAATGCTCACGGCGACAATAAAGGACGGTTTGCATCGGGGCTTATCGCCTTCAGGCTGTCCGAAATTGATAAGATAGCACGGAAAAACGGAAAAAAAGATGTAACTTTGCAGCTACATTGGAAATCTTATCAAGGAGATAAGCAAGCCTCTTTCAAGTATCACGTAAGGAGCGATACTGAATAG
- a CDS encoding RNA polymerase sigma factor — MIKKDEKEEAGIAEGLLKRDASAMRTFYNQYAGIFLTICARYVSDSDDAKDVLQEAFIKIFTRIGSFEYRGSGSLFAWSKQIVVMEALTFLRKKKTVPLVYEEQLPEQDDESELTVEDVPEEMLLQMIQLLPEGYRLVFNLYVLENKSHKEIGEILGIREKSSASQLSRAKAILKKQINSYRKGLKL; from the coding sequence ATGATAAAAAAAGACGAGAAAGAAGAAGCAGGCATCGCTGAAGGACTCCTCAAGAGAGATGCTTCAGCGATGAGAACTTTTTACAACCAGTATGCCGGAATCTTCCTGACAATATGCGCCCGTTACGTCTCGGACAGCGACGACGCAAAGGACGTGCTGCAAGAGGCATTTATAAAAATCTTCACAAGAATCGGCAGTTTCGAGTACAGAGGAAGCGGTTCGCTGTTTGCTTGGAGCAAGCAGATAGTGGTAATGGAGGCATTGACCTTTCTGCGCAAGAAGAAAACCGTGCCCTTGGTGTATGAGGAGCAGCTTCCCGAGCAGGACGATGAATCGGAACTGACGGTGGAAGACGTGCCCGAAGAGATGCTCTTGCAGATGATACAGTTGCTGCCCGAGGGATACAGGCTCGTGTTCAACCTCTACGTGCTCGAAAACAAATCGCACAAGGAAATAGGAGAGATATTGGGAATAAGGGAGAAATCTTCTGCCTCGCAGCTATCTCGTGCGAAAGCCATACTTAAAAAGCAAATTAACTCATATCGGAAAGGATTGAAACTATGA
- a CDS encoding outer membrane beta-barrel protein gives MNEEWKEGFHNKLDNYEMTPPEGLFDEILKKLPSSEEGESPEIIPMKSPETVADTNRRKRGKTVVWFTSMLSAAAVGTLLLLNSSIFNVTDSAGTNGGNADVSRGLAKNSKRDVRNRLESTETFASEKIYTSDNGEEYTSDMNMGDRLLASAKTAFNAIASSILPQENGSGPLVAMTEQSAVATEQPITAADPTDAPAVQAEPTAADNGKPDENTERTEQRKRQRFTAPVVDNRPRRSDNHAQLGVLVAGMPVAASSSSLNPVLPTGTGGELVVTRQNKIVKKANHHQPITFGVSIALPLSSRASIETGLMYSYHYSELTYEVGSINHEIKQQLHFVGIPLNLNYQLWRKNKVVLYASGGGSVEKMVYGKQREQYDGTETATTHKVKMKELQWAMSARFGAAYKLTPGVSLYLEPGVAYHFGKKSELQTIYSDHPVSFQLKAGLRFNLR, from the coding sequence ATGAACGAGGAATGGAAAGAAGGATTTCATAATAAATTGGACAATTATGAAATGACACCTCCTGAAGGATTATTTGACGAGATTTTAAAAAAACTTCCATCATCCGAAGAAGGCGAAAGTCCGGAGATAATACCGATGAAATCGCCTGAAACAGTTGCAGACACCAACAGAAGGAAACGAGGCAAAACCGTGGTTTGGTTTACCTCTATGCTTTCGGCTGCTGCCGTGGGAACGCTCCTGTTGCTGAACAGTTCGATTTTCAACGTTACTGATAGCGCAGGCACGAATGGTGGCAATGCAGACGTATCCCGTGGCTTGGCAAAGAACAGTAAAAGAGACGTCAGAAATAGACTTGAAAGCACGGAAACATTTGCTTCCGAGAAGATATACACGAGCGATAACGGCGAAGAATACACTTCGGATATGAATATGGGCGACAGATTGTTGGCCTCTGCAAAGACAGCCTTCAATGCCATTGCGTCGAGCATTCTGCCACAAGAGAACGGCAGCGGGCCACTGGTGGCAATGACGGAACAATCAGCCGTTGCCACCGAACAGCCGATTACTGCGGCTGACCCGACGGACGCCCCGGCAGTACAGGCAGAACCGACAGCAGCTGACAACGGAAAGCCTGATGAAAATACAGAACGAACGGAGCAGAGAAAGCGACAGCGCTTTACCGCGCCTGTGGTGGATAATCGCCCCCGACGTTCCGATAACCACGCCCAACTGGGCGTATTGGTTGCCGGCATGCCGGTTGCAGCGTCGTCCTCAAGCCTCAATCCGGTTTTGCCCACAGGAACGGGAGGCGAACTTGTGGTAACCAGACAAAATAAAATAGTGAAGAAAGCCAACCACCATCAGCCCATTACTTTTGGCGTTTCCATCGCCTTGCCGTTGAGCAGCAGAGCGAGCATCGAGACCGGACTGATGTACAGCTATCACTATTCGGAACTTACCTACGAAGTGGGTAGCATCAATCACGAAATCAAGCAGCAGTTGCATTTCGTCGGCATCCCCTTGAATCTCAATTATCAGTTGTGGAGAAAGAACAAAGTGGTATTGTACGCATCGGGAGGTGGAAGCGTTGAGAAGATGGTCTATGGAAAGCAGCGCGAACAATACGACGGCACGGAAACCGCCACCACGCATAAGGTGAAGATGAAGGAATTGCAGTGGGCGATGTCTGCCAGATTCGGCGCGGCCTACAAGCTGACACCGGGCGTCAGTCTCTATCTGGAACCCGGCGTGGCGTATCATTTCGGCAAGAAGTCCGAGTTGCAAACCATTTATAGCGACCATCCCGTTTCCTTCCAGTTGAAAGCCGGTCTCAGATTCAATCTGCGATAA
- a CDS encoding relaxase/mobilization nuclease domain-containing protein, with translation MIAKCKAIAHGKTALEYIFRETKLKNKLLIQNLCRDTAERIYEEMNLVNRFNSRCRNKFLRMEIGIAPKDEAGMNWKKLREIACEFIQAMKLQEYQVVAVTHKDTDNLHIHVIANRMSMNGAVYDTTFVSNKAARVAEELSRKHGLTIANEIRAEKRYQKPRANQAREASKEKLRTMAYGLLGKYTNGGVNGYASFRYDLRRQGVTVEQMKNKKGKVYGLKFHFEGQTFKASEIGREFGYNSLLKQFGLSYAAPYHSSVPIYQPKEPLQEEKLQQPAPAPSLVESVVDVAERIASGIGSVLDFQVHGEDYAETAFQRRLRHEANKKKKRGRRM, from the coding sequence ATGATAGCGAAGTGCAAAGCCATAGCACACGGTAAGACGGCATTGGAGTATATCTTCCGAGAAACGAAGCTCAAGAATAAGCTCTTAATCCAGAACCTTTGCAGAGATACGGCAGAGAGAATATACGAAGAGATGAACCTTGTCAATCGGTTCAACAGCCGTTGTCGCAACAAATTCCTGCGGATGGAAATCGGTATCGCTCCGAAAGATGAAGCAGGAATGAATTGGAAGAAGCTCCGAGAAATAGCCTGTGAGTTTATCCAAGCAATGAAATTGCAGGAGTATCAGGTGGTAGCCGTTACGCATAAGGATACCGACAATCTGCACATTCATGTCATTGCCAATCGGATGAGTATGAACGGGGCGGTTTATGATACGACCTTTGTAAGTAACAAGGCAGCACGGGTGGCAGAGGAATTAAGTCGCAAGCACGGTCTGACGATTGCCAATGAGATACGGGCAGAGAAAAGGTATCAAAAGCCGAGAGCCAATCAGGCACGGGAGGCGAGCAAGGAGAAACTGCGCACAATGGCTTACGGCTTGTTGGGAAAGTATACGAATGGCGGAGTGAATGGCTATGCTTCCTTTCGATATGATTTGAGACGACAAGGAGTAACCGTTGAACAGATGAAGAACAAGAAAGGTAAAGTCTATGGACTGAAGTTTCATTTTGAGGGGCAGACGTTCAAGGCTTCGGAGATAGGACGAGAGTTTGGATACAACTCTCTGTTGAAACAATTCGGGTTGTCCTATGCCGCTCCCTACCACTCTTCTGTTCCGATTTATCAGCCGAAAGAACCTTTACAGGAAGAAAAGCTACAGCAACCAGCCCCCGCACCAAGTCTTGTTGAAAGCGTGGTGGATGTAGCCGAAAGGATTGCATCGGGTATTGGCAGTGTGTTGGATTTCCAAGTCCATGGAGAAGATTATGCCGAGACCGCCTTCCAGCGGAGACTGCGCCACGAAGCCAACAAGAAAAAGAAACGGGGACGGAGGATGTAG
- a CDS encoding ribbon-helix-helix protein, CopG family — protein sequence MKPKTDKEKRKKKSNKTCLLRVRCSEEEKARIQKRAERTGKKLSEFCREALLTGEIVAVPQLGEHEREAIRVLQRVSYFFSHISNLIKTKDPSWVAIAKNLSCISLHAFERFYSPRYRITDEIYDVLNMKRNDSEVQSHSTR from the coding sequence ATGAAACCCAAAACAGATAAAGAGAAAAGGAAGAAGAAGTCCAATAAGACCTGCCTTCTTCGGGTACGCTGCTCCGAAGAGGAGAAAGCAAGGATACAAAAGCGAGCGGAACGGACGGGCAAGAAACTCTCCGAGTTCTGTCGGGAGGCATTGCTTACCGGAGAGATTGTTGCCGTTCCCCAATTGGGAGAACACGAACGGGAAGCCATTCGGGTATTGCAACGGGTCAGCTACTTCTTCAGTCACATTTCCAACTTGATTAAGACGAAAGACCCCTCTTGGGTTGCCATTGCCAAGAACCTTTCTTGCATTTCACTACACGCTTTCGAGCGATTTTACAGTCCTCGGTATCGGATTACGGACGAGATATATGATGTTCTAAATATGAAGCGCAATGATAGCGAAGTGCAAAGCCATAGCACACGGTAA
- a CDS encoding DUF3408 domain-containing protein gives MKEEFDLSRYLNHSEKSDGSQILSELISKAVSTKQETEQAEPMKQSESSQHSSVSEQTLPSESLNEAKEAVKAEHSEQEKRQAISSIPRRISHKQRQESLESYREAFLLPHKIIDRKATYLSRSTWERLEFVVRRLGDYGANVSSFLECIALRHLEEYSEDIERWRKL, from the coding sequence ATGAAAGAAGAATTTGATTTGTCACGCTATTTGAACCATTCCGAAAAATCCGATGGCTCACAGATACTTTCTGAACTTATCAGTAAAGCCGTTTCCACTAAACAAGAAACTGAGCAAGCAGAGCCAATGAAGCAATCTGAAAGCTCACAGCATTCCTCTGTATCCGAGCAGACATTGCCTTCCGAGTCTTTGAATGAAGCAAAGGAAGCCGTGAAAGCAGAGCACTCCGAGCAGGAGAAGCGACAAGCGATATCAAGCATTCCGAGACGTATCAGCCACAAGCAACGACAAGAGAGCTTGGAGAGCTATCGGGAAGCCTTTCTCTTGCCCCATAAAATCATCGACCGAAAAGCAACCTATCTCAGTCGCTCCACGTGGGAACGCTTGGAGTTCGTTGTCCGTCGCTTGGGCGATTACGGGGCGAATGTTTCCAGTTTCTTGGAGTGCATAGCTCTCCGACATCTGGAGGAATATAGCGAGGACATAGAACGCTGGCGCAAACTTTAA
- a CDS encoding toprim domain-containing protein — MKSRYYNLQYIKAIPIADYLHACGIEPAKRYKGYALYHAPYREDSNASLKVDFRRNLWHDYGTSQGGSIIDLVMKMRGCSAYEAMVHLAEGKSQILASSSFHREAHIEQIRVEQQPRNARRILSISEALPLHLQNYLREVRKIDLAVPNPYFRHVRYEVGGREYSAIGFANRAGGYELRDDKTFKGTIAPKDISVIAGEANNAPLCIFEGFMDFLSHLTMKGKETAPCLVLNSVSNLPRVIDYLHEKGIDAVRAFLDNDQAGRQALQGTQSSGIKVEDMSRHYSQHKDLNDYHIAQCKQEQKEQQRKPVIVKHKIR; from the coding sequence ATGAAATCAAGATATTACAATTTACAATATATCAAAGCGATACCGATAGCAGACTATCTGCACGCCTGCGGTATCGAGCCTGCCAAGCGGTACAAGGGCTATGCCCTTTATCACGCACCCTACCGAGAAGACTCCAATGCCAGCTTGAAAGTGGACTTTCGGCGAAACCTGTGGCACGACTATGGGACAAGCCAAGGCGGAAGCATCATCGACCTTGTGATGAAGATGCGTGGGTGCAGTGCCTACGAAGCAATGGTGCATCTTGCCGAAGGGAAATCACAAATCCTTGCTTCCTCTTCTTTTCATCGTGAAGCTCACATAGAACAGATAAGAGTTGAACAGCAACCACGTAATGCAAGGCGTATTCTCTCCATCAGCGAAGCATTGCCCCTGCACTTGCAGAACTATCTCCGAGAGGTACGCAAGATAGACCTTGCCGTGCCAAACCCTTATTTCCGTCACGTTCGCTACGAGGTAGGAGGAAGAGAATACTCCGCTATCGGCTTTGCTAATCGTGCAGGAGGGTATGAGCTTCGGGACGACAAGACATTCAAGGGCACAATCGCTCCGAAGGATATTTCCGTGATAGCAGGAGAAGCGAACAACGCCCCTCTCTGCATCTTCGAAGGCTTTATGGACTTCCTTTCCCATCTCACGATGAAAGGAAAAGAAACCGCTCCCTGCCTTGTGCTGAACTCCGTCAGCAATCTACCACGAGTCATTGACTATCTCCACGAAAAAGGCATCGACGCCGTTCGGGCTTTCCTCGACAACGACCAAGCAGGACGGCAAGCTCTTCAGGGTACCCAATCTTCAGGCATCAAGGTAGAGGATATGAGCCGACACTATTCCCAACATAAAGACCTCAACGACTACCATATTGCTCAATGTAAGCAAGAACAAAAAGAACAACAGCGGAAACCTGTTATTGTCAAACACAAAATAAGATAA
- a CDS encoding helix-turn-helix domain-containing protein: MRFTAIDTSAWEELKKSIEELALCMREQFGTKPEVPDLLHNGDVCRILNISKRTLQHYRDTSVLPFIQIGHKCYYKREDVEALLAKSNRK, translated from the coding sequence ATGAGATTTACCGCCATCGACACCTCCGCTTGGGAGGAACTGAAAAAGAGCATCGAAGAGCTGGCTCTTTGTATGAGAGAACAATTCGGCACGAAGCCCGAAGTCCCCGACCTGTTGCACAACGGGGATGTGTGCCGAATACTGAACATCAGCAAGCGAACGCTCCAGCACTATCGGGACACGTCCGTGCTGCCCTTTATCCAAATCGGGCATAAGTGCTATTACAAACGTGAGGATGTGGAAGCACTCCTTGCCAAGTCCAACCGCAAATAA
- a CDS encoding helix-turn-helix domain-containing protein, translating to MEYETINKETPEMKQLISGIREVNKRLREIAQTHRPLFGGEIYFTGREVCERLFVSPLTLQDYRYKGIIPYTQIAGKILYRLSDINRLLQENYRR from the coding sequence ATGGAATACGAAACCATCAACAAAGAAACGCCCGAGATGAAACAGCTCATCTCAGGCATCAGAGAAGTAAACAAACGCCTTCGGGAGATTGCCCAAACGCACCGTCCGCTCTTCGGGGGAGAAATCTACTTTACGGGTCGGGAGGTTTGCGAACGGCTTTTCGTCAGCCCTCTCACCTTGCAGGACTATCGGTACAAGGGTATCATTCCTTACACCCAAATCGCAGGGAAAATACTCTATCGACTATCCGATATCAACAGATTATTGCAAGAAAATTATCGGAGATAA